The genomic stretch TTTTGGAGGCATTGAAGGAGTTATAAAAGGAAAAACTGAGCTGTATAATTTCTTAAGAGAAAATAGGAAAACAGTCTTTGTTAACATTGAAGACCCTATTCAAGTTGAAAAATCGACAGGTATAAAAGTCATCCGTTTTGGTCAAAACCCTACAGCTGATGTTCAAATCAAACAACAGGAAAGTAAAGGCTCCGGACTTGATGTGACCTATAAAGGAGTTTCCATTCACAGTAACCTTACAGGGACATATAACTTCCCGAATATCGCTGCTGCAATTGCTATTGCTGACCATTTTGGTGTGACACCGGAGCAGATTAAATCAGGCTTAGAGAACTATTTCCCAACCAACAACCGCTCACAGGTAACCAAGACAGAGAACAACACCCTAATTGTTGACACGTACAATGCCAACCCGAGTAGCATGGAGGCAGCATTGAAAAACATGGCCACCTATTCAGGCGAGCACAAATGGGTGGTTCTTGGTGATATGTTTGAACTCGGTGAATTTGAAAAGGAAGAACACCAGCGTATTGCAAATTTGGCTCTGGCTCAAAACTTCGAGAAAGTTATCCTGGTAGGAAAGGCATTTGCAGCCTGTACCACCACTGACTCTATTCAATTTGAAGCAACTTCTGATTTACTTGTTTGGCTCGAATCAAACCCTGTTAAAGGAAAAACCATATTGCTAAAGGGTAGCCGAGGAATGGCTATTGAAAGAGCCCTTCCACTACTATAAAACGAAAAAGCCCTGCATTTCTGCAGGGCTTTGTTTTATCCATTTCTGAGGAATTAATCTCTCAAAATATCTCTTGAGATTACGATTTTTTGAATTTCAGAAGTTCCTTCATAAATCTGAGTAATCTTAGCATCGCGCATCAAACGCTCCACGTGGTATTCTTTTACAAAACCATATCCACCGTGAATTTGAACTGCCTCAACAGTGGTTTTCATTGCAACTGAAGAAGCGAATAATTTAGCTTGAGCT from Owenweeksia hongkongensis DSM 17368 encodes the following:
- a CDS encoding UDP-N-acetylmuramoyl-tripeptide--D-alanyl-D-alanine ligase, producing MTIPELHKTYLSSKSVSTDTRAIEHGDIYFALKGDNFDGNKFAQQAIDSGANLAVIDDPKYQTEKTVLVEDVLSTLQQLSSYHRDQLTIPVIGLTGSNGKTTTKELIAAALRPKFKVAFTKGNLNNHIGVPLTILSIKPEHEIAVVEMGANHQKEIEFLCSLCKPDFGYITNFGKAHLEGFGGIEGVIKGKTELYNFLRENRKTVFVNIEDPIQVEKSTGIKVIRFGQNPTADVQIKQQESKGSGLDVTYKGVSIHSNLTGTYNFPNIAAAIAIADHFGVTPEQIKSGLENYFPTNNRSQVTKTENNTLIVDTYNANPSSMEAALKNMATYSGEHKWVVLGDMFELGEFEKEEHQRIANLALAQNFEKVILVGKAFAACTTTDSIQFEATSDLLVWLESNPVKGKTILLKGSRGMAIERALPLL